The DNA window ACTTTGACGAATCTACGCGCAGAGAAAACACGCACAGGAGGTTATACAATGATGCCATGTGGTGTGTCACACACAGTGCTGTATTAATAATCCTTACGGGTgacatctcctcttcctcgtgtTTCCATATGAGAGATTTCTGCAGGCGCAAACCGTGATCTCCAGACAGGAGGCGTCGGAGTTGTAGGTCAGAGACAGCTCCAGCTCTCCGGCCACGCTGACGCTCTCGAAGAGGCCGGAGTCTGTgcccacgctgctgctgctgccctgaGGGAGCAGATAGATAACACAACAGCGAGGACTTGAATTTGATTAAAGGAAGCACAGAACGCACAGGAAACAGATTTCATATACGTGAGCAAGAAGAGTGAAGGGATCACTATCTATAATCTGATATTTCAACCACAGGACGTTGCTACTCACTCTCTTTCCTGCGGAGCACTCAGAGCCGAAGGAGGTTTCTTCCTCGGCTCCGGTGGACGACCCCTCCTGGTCGCTGTCTTTGGTTTTCTTGAACAGGTTTGGGAGACTTGGGACTTTAAAAAGCTGCAAAAGTCACAAAGGAACATTCACTTTGCTGTGATAATACTGTCTGATTCCATAGAGCCCCTTAGAAATGATTCAGCTTTAGTCAGTAGCTTAGAAGATTTGAAGTTTTTATTCTTCtattattcttttctttttagcaATTTCAAATTAGAAACTTACCGTATGTTTATCTGTTGCAAATCTTTGGACTTAGATTAGTTTTGTTTTCTGCTTTGAAATTGCACTTATCAATGCTTGACAGAAATGACTCTATAGgaagtttatttatttcaatttcattttGAATAGTACTGaatcataacatacattatctccGGGCACTTTACACGGTAAAGATCTTAAAATtacagagaaacccaacagttccggCAACGGGCAAAAACCTTTCCCTCAATAACTGGAAAAAGCCTCTAGAACCAGTCTCCATTTGCCTAAACTGGTTGGGGTGAGCGGAAAaatatgagaaagagagaagagagagagacctgtcAAAGTTGTTTAATTATATGATTCTTATTTGAACGGTTGTCGCTGACTCACACGAGAGGATTTGTTGATTTCGGTGTCAGACAGGCTCTTCTGGTGGGTGAAGGTGAATAACGACCCTTTGCGCCCGTTGCCGACGAACAGCAGGTCGGCCTGCACGTCGTTTTGAGAAGTTGAAATATCTGCATCGAGAAAAAAGAGAATTCGAATCTCAGAGGAAATAGAGGAACTTAGATGCAAGTCTAGAGAAAAGCACAGAAATCACTTTGAGCTTAATGTTTGTCCACTTCCTGGAGTTGTGTTATCAGATGTGTTTCTTCTACCTAATGCGTATCTATGTTTTCTTACACAACATTGGGGTTTTAGGAGGTGAGATCTTTTATTTGAGGCAAGTTTCCTTTGTGGTTATCATGTGCTTGCGCTCATACACTTGTGCATTAAATTTCATGCTGTTGCACAAGAAATGTTTCTGATATGAGAACGAGGTTTGTGACAACTTACTCCTCATGTGACTCGTGAAGGAAACCATAAGATCCTCCACCGATTTGGTGAAAGGTTTTGAGTTGTTCAAACTCTGCAGGTGGAAGAAACACAGTTATTGCCACTCCCTTCGCACAGTTTCACACTTTttgctgtaaaatgttttgcgGAAAATCTGCTTTACCCCCGATCTGCTTAGAAAGTGATCCAGATGTGGTGGAGGAGTGGGCGGCACCACAGATATATGGCTGAAATAAAAGGGAACACATGCGTTTAAGGATTTGATGACTCAGAGCAGAGCCACACACGTATAATCCACACGTAAACGGACGCATCTTACCTCAGGACATTGTAGGTTTGCAACAGCTTCTCACCGACTGTTTCATATTTGTCtgtaaagaacattttaaaaaaattgGATGACATTTGGCTCCACGTGTGTGACAACAACTCCATCAGGGTGGAGTCCAGTGTGAAGAGAATTGATGTCCTCTGTGGTAAGTTAGTGGTTAAACCCAACAAGACTTTCATGTAATGTTCAAACAAAGTGAAAGTGATTATGTCCATTTACATTGTATGAAAGGATTAAAAGACAtgattaagtatttaaatatccTTATTGGTTATTAtagctctgtctctctgtaaaTAGGTTATACTGAATAATTCAGTAACTTAAACAAACATAACTGGGAACATCCATATTTTATTATTCGGGGTTTCCTAAGTGGATGATACTGAGGGaggatgaataataaataagagTCAATGAAGGTCAAGTATTATAAACAAACCTTCGGAGACGGGAAACTTCTTTAACTTTTCCTCCAGGAACCAATCTCCAGACCTGATCTTCACCTCGCTGTGGAGACAAACACTGGGATTAGAAGTTATAGTCAATATATAAGCAAGCTGTAGTCATACGTGAAAAAAGATGATGATTATTTTATCATTGATTAATCTGTCAATAAATTGTTTAGTCTCTAAAATGTCAGGTTGGTTGACCAACAGACTGAAAtgcataaataaacaaaataaaatgtgattagGTAAGCAGAAAATATTCACATTCTGGAGCTGGAACTCAAGATTTGTTTGTTGCAGCTCGAGGTTAAACAGTGAAGTTGTAGACTGGACCATTAAACACTGAGCTGGAACTCATAAATCTCTAGATCTCCATAAAGTTGAGCGAGTGATAATTCTCCctgtttcacattgtttttcaaACTCTCATTTTATATCTGGTTGTAGTAAGTagtttaaagctgctttaaagACATTTTGAAGTTTAAAGGTACAAAACAAGAGCagacaaaaaagaaagtgaGTTTCAGAAGCTACAGTTGTTCCTGTGACCTGTCTCCTGAACTCTACAGTCATTTAGTGACGACCACTGAGTCAAATCTTTCCAGTCACGTAGATCAGGTGCTTTGACTCTCGACTGTACCTGTAGGCGTAACAGACTGTGCACGTCCAGCCCGACGCTCCCACGCCCACACGACACCGGCTGCAGATGCGGTGGCTGCAGCCGTGGCAGACGTCGCCCGAGTTCCAGAACTTTCCCAGAGGCCTCTGGCAGCGGGCGCATGTCCGCTCGCCGTACTGCCGCGTGAAACTCTTGGCGCCTCGTCTCCGAAGCTCCTGGAGCTCGTATTTCATTTTcctgagatgagagaggagacatCTTTAAgtgtcaaaaaaagaaaaccttcaCATACCGGTGCTTTATCTCAAAATCCTGACGGGCGTTAAATGAAGCCAGCCTtgtttagcttagcttagcataaagactggaagcagGGGGGAACTGCTAGCCTGTGTCTGTCCAGAAGTTAAAAGCATCTTTAAATTCTGAGTGaagcaaacaacaaaatacttcaATCAAAAGAGTCAAAACCTTTGACTCTTGAATCTAGTTTtgactcttgaatcttgatctTTAATGAAACCTTTAAATCCCACTAACTCAAAAAAATACATCTTGTTTGTTGAAACTCAAACCAACAGGTTTTAAttatagaaaaagaaaaaaataatttgacattaatatattttgtttacatgGTATTATTTGACGATAAGATTTTGAATCTTGATCTTGGATATTTCCGATTTAAACATTAGATATTGTTTGTGGGAATCCAAATTATCACAGGTTTTGATTATTGGAAGAAAAAGCCATGTATTTCCAACATTATTCCTCTTTGTATAGTTCAGGCTCCTTTCAGCATCATTAAGAAGGATTCCCCTGCAGTAAATGAATCTCACAACATAATGGAACCTGATCCTCACCTGATCCTGTCTTCCTCTATGATACGCAGCTGTTTGTCTCTCCGCAGGACATccaggactctctctctctccagggcgTGAAGAAAATCTAGATCCATCTTTGAGCAACAGCCTCTGGTccgtctctgcttctcttctcctcttacTGTCGGTCCTCCcctctctgcttcttctttttattcctgcctgtctcctcctcttcctcctcttcactgaaCTCAGGCtcagacctcctcctcttcaggctGCTGGAGCAGAAAGGGTCAAAGATAAAAACAGGTTATCCAAAGTGCTCCCCCGGTTGTGATGCCCTGGGAGTCTCCGTCCACGTCAGAGCAGGAAGTGGACCTCCTGAGCAGAGAGTTGTAGTGTTTCCATCTGGATGATGAAGCCTCACGTTGGCCCAGCAGACATTtccctttttctccttctcttacAAATCTGTGACCCGATGACGCAGGTAGTAAATCAATAcaggagaacctgtggcagaGGAGCCGATGACATTTGAaccaaagacagaaataaaacgTGTCCTCATCTCTCATCTCCTGTATCAGTGTCACAGGGTCTTTTTTAcctcctcagctgcaggaggagcagcgaTGCTTCACTGATGACAGGACTGCAAAACACAAATGCCAACCGTTGCATTATTGATGTCTGACGTGCGTCTGTGTTctagtttctttctttttttttctttctctgagtCTTCTATATAAatgaatctatttatttatttaaaaaatcttatTCCAACAGCTGAAACTGCAGAAGAAAGTTGTGAGGCGAGGAAGCGAATCCTCTGGGTTAAGAGGAGtaggtttgttttaattaaaatgcaaatgccacacagacataaattatttattttaaaggagCAGTTCATCATCTTTGGTAATTGAGCTCAATTGCTTTCTGGAAAAGGTTAGCTGTGAACGTGTCTGTATCCGGCaaatatgaagctgcagcacGTTAGATCTCATTTGTTGAATCTGCACAATAACGGATCTTCTTTTTTTGGAGTGTTTCGTGGTCACAGATTTCACATCCGAGGTAAAGGTTGTGTTTGGACACAGTGGGAAGAACATTTTCATCTTGTGTCATTTGCACCGATTCTGTGTTGATGAGCCAACTGCTCAGACGTCAGCTGCTAAATCCTGATCGCATCTCAAGGGACGTATCTTCAGACTATTCTTTTActatcattatttaaaaaacccCACCACCATCCCAGAGACATCATACATGTCCTTTGAAGCTTTCAGCAGCGAGCTAAGGGCCTCGGTGGGGGTTTTCCCATCATGGTGTCATTTCAGGCTCCTGTACTAAACATAGAAGTTGCAGCAGTTCACGTTCTCTCAAAGGTGAATTTTCAGACTCAAGTGTGTTACGACACTTGGATCTGCCTGTGTTGtggatgtctctctctctgcttgtgtGATACAGTTGTGTCTGGCTCACTGACCGACTGAGTGGATGattgaatgtgagtgtgtaggGTTGTTTCCAGGGAGCTGATTGGTTCCAGCCTCCCAGCTCGCAGGTTTAGAAGATGGCTTGATGTATTTCCCCTGAAATGTGAAACTATTCCTTCTCATTCATCTCACAAATGGGTTCATTTTCTTCCTAATTGTGTACGTAGCATTTTCCTCCTCAGTAGCAGCTAAATGAGGCATGAGGGAGTCGAGAGGAATCGGCCTGTTGAGCAGCTGAACACCAGCCTGTGTTGGGAGATAAGAACGTGTCCCTGTTGCTccccagagctgcaggagggccGGAGAAAACAATCAGCGTCGGGCGAGATTAGGCCTCCCGTCTCCCACAGGGGCCACAGCTGTTATCTGTCCTCTGCTGACGTGCCACATGCCTGACGGGGATTCTCTCAAGTTGCAAACATCAAATGTGAAACATCGAGATGTGACAAATGCAACAGGAAGAAGCTGGTGATGTCAGGGGAGTTTATTCGCATGGGTGCGACTTTTATCCATCGTCTCAGGGGCGATGATCGTCCTGTTGACAGTTTGTCAGGTGGCTGATGCTCATTTTCCTCAATGCAGGCCCAGTCATTTCACACTCGCCCGTACTACGCAGAGGACCAGAATGATTCAACCCTGTCTGTGGTTAAACGGTGACGTGTGAGTTCACATCCGAGAAGACGAGCCCATCATCGGCCCACAGCAGCGGCGGTGACAGTAAAGGGCCGTCGAACACCCAAACATGGAGTCTGAGTGTCGTGCAAAAGACCAACGATGGTCTGAGGGTCTATTACAGGTTTCTCACTCAGGACAGAGTTTCCTGGAAAGACCCGTGTGAGCGGCTGCATTCCACCAGTCACATCAGGGCCAAGGCTGATCACCACAGGCAAAATAAAAACTCTCGACCACAAGTCACACACCAAACCCACACACGCAATCCCCATACATACGCTATACTGGTGCAGAAGAATATAATGACTCAAGTGTTTTACATGAAATAAATGGACGAACATTGACGCTATGAATCTtccctgtttctcttcttctttctttctatgtaaaaagataaaaatgttcttctttttaaatatgcTTGTCAAAATGTGATAAATGATGCGAACTGTGAAAAAACATTCTGCAGCCTGCACAATGTAGATGACGccgcagagagagaaagaaacgtACACATACAGAACATCAATTGAAAATACCTTAAACTGAAATCAATCACTTTAGGTTTTTCTCTCCATGGTAACCAAAAAACCACAGACatcttaaaacaaatgaaaatcaacTAGATAAACTATCATTTAAATTATCaacatttctgcttttttcttGATAAATACACTTGTCAACATGTGAGACATTAATGCAGATGTCGATTCACCCTCTGCAGCTAAAGCACATATCAGTCAGGATGTAAACAATGCTAAAGTGCAAAGACAAAAGGAGATTTCCACTTTAGCAAAAACTCTTCCTTTCATTTACCACGACAAAAAAAACTATCTTTGATTACCAAACCTTTACTCAACACCTTCCTCTGTTGCTCCATCTCAAACGGCTCGACCTCAAAATAACGAGGAACCGAGTCCGGAGAGCAGCACCAGAGACAAAGTGAGCTCGGGTTTCAGGCATGAGAATTAGGTCACAGCAAAGTGAGGAGacgcagagagagaaagctgcaaAGATCTTACCTCCGGGCTCAGTGCACGGCTGCTTTGGTCAGCGTGAGGAAGTGGCAGATTTTTATAGACTGAAGGAAACATGCACAGCTTCCTTCCTCGTCACGTTCACACACAGGCACTGCTGCAATCTGGTGGAGGCCAGCAGAGCAACGGCTGCTTTGCTGAATTGAAGATTTCCCCTTAATGTGCAATAAtgtgtgaggaaagtgtttctctgcagctgcaaacAAAGGATTCAGACCACAAAGGTCAGAGTAGAAGGTTTTTTAtacaaaattgtgtttttgtccaaAGGCAATTCTgacaatattgaaaaaacacataaagGAAAACGCTAAATCATATGAACTTTATTATGTTCCAACtccaaataaaagaaaataatacacgTTTGCACACAACACATAGTTATGGACAGATGAGTGAACACAGAGAATCTCTCCCCATCTCCACCTGCTGAAGTTCAGCTGCAGCACCTGATGGATCTACTTCTCCTGCGCAGTGCTCACAAGAGAAACTGAACAGAGGCACAGAACACAATAATGTTGGTGTATGAAGACACAACCCCAGACATACAAAGTGACAACTGACAGATGTATAACAACCAAAGCAGAGATGAAGATGCTGAATGACCGAAGGACCACAAAGAGATGCAAACAGCCACAGAGACAAAAGACGACGAAGAGAAACAAAAgcgaaagagaaagagaatcaAATAACAGAAGAGTTCATATCAGTCAATGAATCATTCCCTTGGagatttgtgaaaatgttgaaaagaaaaaaaagaggaataaagGAAAAGTAAATCAGGGATATCAcctgagaacaaacacacaaaagcacaggagtgaaaacacatCATCTTTGGTGGAGTTTAACATccataaaaaaaggttttaaatgaCTCACAAAGAGACGCACAACAGCCGACACAAACAAGCCACGTTATATGTAGCCGTCTTGTGTCTGTTTCAGTCTGGGTGTCTTGACGTCAGAAGCCTTTCACACCTCTGTGCCTCGTAATCCGTccataaatacacaaactgcacatgtgcacgcacacactcacacacccgaCTGAACAATTCTCTCTTCATGGATGTCAGCGACCAAGCCAACAATTTACAAAACCAAAAAACGACattataaagaaaatacaaaaacaatcacGAGAGGATTTGGGTGTTCTTCCACTTCTCCAGATGTGTGGCAGGATTCCTGAAAGTCTCCAGGTCGTCACGgtgtttcaaaaaaaaataaaagacctGACTTTGAAATCATCTGTGGTATAAACACGTCTTCCGTGGATAAACGTTTCCCTTTTGTTTCAGTCCCATCTGAAGAAGTGCGGCAGATGTGATGGCGTCTTTGGTTCAAAGCTCCGGAGCCTCATTTAAACTCTCTGTACAATCATCTCTAAAATGAAATACGTGACTCTCACACATTGAATAACTGTAAAATTTGTTTTGGAATCAgacataacaataaaaaatagaCGGATGGAACTCATGGTTGGGATTCATATGGTCTGGAAACAGGAAACGTTGGCTCCTGGGAGCAGGTTTACTGCGAGTCCCCGTGGACAGAGGCCTGTTGTGCTTCCCTCTAagattaaaactttatttaataaaaatcgTCTCTGGTTTTAAGCGCTACGTAGAAACGTCTTGAGCTGTAGCGTCTCCTCCACTGAAAGCCTGTCGTGGTAGAAGCTCAGTCCCGTCAGGAGCTCGATGTCTCGGACCCTCGCGGTGTGAAAGTGTAGCCACTCCTCCACCCACGACATGTCCGACCCCTTctgaggaagagcagagaaaacCCATGTATTAAAAGAAGAattgatgatgtgtttccacTGTGGGATTTGTCAGCAGCGGGTTTCCCTTAGAGGTGACGTGGTGGTGAAGGTGTGACTCACCGCGCAGCTCTCGGTGTGGTCAGGTCTGTGGGGCAGGATGAAGGACTGAGTCTGCAGCGGACCCCCGCAGAGCGAAGGGCTGAGGGCCGAGTCCACACAGCTCGTCAGGATCACGAAGAAATGGGTCGGGGTGAGAGTCTCATTCCTGGAGAGACGGGATCACAGGGATTAAAAACACTGCTGCCTCTTCTAGATTCAGTCTCTGGTGGATGTATAATTCCTGCAGAAACTTGTAGCAGTTATAAAATCTCAGCTAATAGAGATTTGGTCAGGACTCACACTgatgaaatgtggtttcaattCCAAGGTATTTGAACAGGAAGTATTGAGCAACAATCAAAACTTCAGTTCAGACAAAACGAAAATTACAGCCTTATCTCAAGTGAAGCAACCAAAACCATTTCAACTTTGGAAGAAATGTGTGCGTTCATGTGGGGAACTCCTTTTTCAAATGATGACTCTGACTGAAAAAAGGCGTTTGAGGTGTGTCAATTTTAATTGCACCCAATTTGTGATACTAagtaaaaactaatttaaaactTAAGTATATAAATGTGAgaaacttttctttattttagaaGAAACTAATTTTTTATGTCAGTCAGGTGAGTCTGGGAAGgatataaatgtaatttctcactttttcctTCAGTTCTTGaacaataattattaaaatatctGACAGATTCactaataaatgaaatgaattgccTGAAGCGCGTGCCACGGACTCACCTCGAGACTTTTACGAACGTGTTAACGTTTCCGTCAAAGTCTTCATCAAATATGGGCCCGCTCACGACGTTGACTCCGTTCAGCTGCTGTGAAAACTTTGGAAGCAGGACGTCGTGGAAATGTGTCCAAACATCTGCggtaaaagagaaaacacacacacataaactttTATAACTGCAACAATCCACCACAACCGATGAAGAGGATTATGTGGTCTGTGTGCAAGAGAGAAGCCTGAGGGTTTATATTTAGAAATATGAGGAAAACACATTCCCTCCAGCTGGGGTCATACACAGTGTTTgacaagccaccagggggcagcagcaTTTAGCAGATACATTTTGGCTTCAGACACAAACTACAGTACGAGGAGGAGGTCTTTTCTTCGAGTGAGAAAGAGTTTCCAGTGTTTGTGGCTGCAGCAGAAATGTGACGAGAGCTTTGCAGAGAATTCTCTGTGAACCAATCATCCAACAAAAGCAACAAGTCCCAACAAAAAGCAATGTGATCAGCCATGTCGACCCAAACCTTTCACATATGACACATGGGATAGGCCATAATTAAGCAACGTGGATGTATGagcaaaatgacaaaaatgaagGGAGTAAAGTAACATTCAGCCTGTGTCAGGTTCATGTGTGGTAACTTGCAACTTTAAATACATAGTTCAAATTTTTCTTCATGAGTCCAAGAGGATTTGATTGTGAAGAAAACTGCAGCAGGATGTCAGGATTCAAAGCAAGACTTAAACTTTAATTGTACTTTACAGAAAGCACAGTAGTCCCATGTAATCACAGCGTTTGAACTCCTGTTTTGTATTAAAGAACAAACTGGGTTCAATTGGCTTGTGAAACCTGAATACCTGCTCTCTCAACAACGTCACACAGCACAGCATGTGTAGTTGTGGTCTGGAGTAGCTTAATTAAATTGTTCAGCTCGAAAGCTCTGGCACTCATGTGGCGAACTAACCCCTCCCCCCCTCGTAGggattaaatgtttaaatcctGCATCAACATGACTCACATTTCCGTCTTAAGGTGCAGCAGCCGACAAATGTCTGACTCACCTTTAAACGCAGGGAACATCGGAGCCATGTTGGTCGTGAGGAGAGAGTCTGACTCAGGTCCGCCGGAGCTCAGATctacagagggagagatggggggg is part of the Limanda limanda chromosome 18, fLimLim1.1, whole genome shotgun sequence genome and encodes:
- the sytl3 gene encoding synaptotagmin-like protein 3 isoform X2; protein product: MDLDFLHALERERVLDVLRRDKQLRIIEEDRIRKMKYELQELRRRGAKSFTRQYGERTCARCQRPLGKFWNSGDVCHGCSHRICSRCRVGVGASGWTCTVCYAYSEVKIRSGDWFLEEKLKKFPVSEDKYETVGEKLLQTYNVLSHISVVPPTPPPHLDHFLSRSGSLNNSKPFTKSVEDLMVSFTSHMRNISTSQNDVQADLLFVGNGRKGSLFTFTHQKSLSDTEINKSSRLFKVPSLPNLFKKTKDSDQEGSSTGAEEETSFGSECSAGKRGSSSSVGTDSGLFESVSVAGELELSLTYNSDASCLEITVCACRNLSYGNTRKRRCHPFVKVFVLPEKSGKMKTTVKKNTTDPVYNEVLKYQIERHLLFGKRLQASVWHSGTLRRKVFLGEVLIPLDGLTCEDKSSQSFNWYPLCPKAERPDGGAMEQDG
- the sytl3 gene encoding synaptotagmin-like protein 3 isoform X1, encoding MDLDFLHALERERVLDVLRRDKQLRIIEEDRIRKMKYELQELRRRGAKSFTRQYGERTCARCQRPLGKFWNSGDVCHGCSHRICSRCRVGVGASGWTCTVCYAYSEVKIRSGDWFLEEKLKKFPVSEDKYETVGEKLLQTYNVLSHISVVPPTPPPHLDHFLSRSGSLNNSKPFTKSVEDLMVSFTSHMRNISTSQNDVQADLLFVGNGRKGSLFTFTHQKSLSDTEINKSSRLFKVPSLPNLFKKTKDSDQEGSSTGAEEETSFGSECSAGKRGSSSSVGTDSGLFESVSVAGELELSLTYNSDASCLEITVCACRNLSYGNTRKRRCHPFVKVFVLPEKSGKMKTTVKKNTTDPVYNEVLKYQIERHLLFGKRLQASVWHSGTLRRKVFLGEVLIPLDGLTCEDKSSQSFNWYPLCPKQAERPDGGAMEQDG